The Methanobrevibacter ruminantium genomic interval GTTTCAGTTTCCTTCATTGGTTTCCATAACTTATCCTTATCCGATAAAAGGATGTTTTCCTCACCGATTCCTTCCAATGGCCAATCAATAGCTATATCCGGATCATTCCAAATGATTCCTCCTTCATCCTCGCCATTATAGAAATCAGTGCATTTGTAAACGAATTCCGCTTCATCAGATAAGACCAAAAATCCATGAGCAAATCCTTTTGGAACAAAAAGCTGTTTCTTATTCTCTTCAGAAAGAATCTCTCCAACCCATTTTCCATAGGTTTCAGAATTTTTCCTTAGGTCAACAGCTACATCAAAAACCTCACCTCTTATTACACGAACCAATTTTCCTTGAGGTTGAGTGTATTGAAAATGAAGCCCTCTTAAAACTCCTTTTGATGATTTTGATTGATTGTCCTGGACAAAGGTCAAGTCGATTCCTTCCTCCTTGAAATCGTTTTCATTATAGGTTTCCATAAAGTATCCTCTCTCATCACCAAAAACTGTTGGCTCAACAGTGAAGACTCCTTCAATTTCACTTTTTGTAATCTTGAATTTACCCATTTTTACACTCCTAGAGTTTTCTATCAGCCAATTCAATTAAATATTGGCCATATTCTGTCTTTTCAAGAGGCTTTGCCAATCTCAATAAGTCCTCTTTGTTGATATAACCTTTCAAATAAGCTATCTCTTCTAAACAAGCAATATACAAACTTTGTCTTCTTTGAACGGTCTCAATGAAGTTACTTGCTTCAAGCAAACCGTCATGAGTTCCTGTATCAAGCCAAGCCATTCCTCTACCGAGCAACTCAACTTTAAGCTTGCCGCATTTAAGGTACTCTTCATTCACTGAAGTGATTTCAAGCTCACCCCTATCAGATGGCTTTACATTCTTAGCTATTTCAATTACATCATTGTCATAGAAATAAAGTCCAGGAACCACATAATTGGATTTAGGATGCTCTGGCTTTTCTTCAATTGACAATACATTCCAGTCCTTATCAAACTCAACAACACCGAATGCTTCCGGCTTGTTTGTATAGTATCCAAAAATCACTGCTCCTTCTTCAAGGTTATATGCCCTTTCCAATATTTCAGTGAATCTGTGTCCATGGAATACATTGTCTCCCAAGATAAGGGCAACCTTGTCATCGCCGATGAATTCCTCACCGATTATGAATGCTTCAGCCAAGCCATTAGGATTTTCCTGTTCAGCATAAGAGAAGGACATTCCCAAATCAGACCCGTCACCTAACAATTCCTTATACATAGGCAAGTCTCTTGGAGTTGAAATGATGAGAATATCCTTAATGTTAGCTAACATCAAAACTGATATTGGATAATAGATCATTGGTTTATCATATAAAGGCAATAGCTGTTTGGAAACAGCTTTTGTAATTGGGTACAATCTTGTTCCAGCACCACCAGCCAATACGATTCCTTTCATATAATCACCCACTTATAGAAATTATTTTGTAATATAATTTTGTAATATTTTTTGTAAAATTATTTGTAAATTATTTTGCAGTAATCTTATTATGAAACATGTAAACTAATTTAGATTTATTTTAATTTCTTTTTTTAGTTTATTTTTTAATTTCTTTAAAATAATCAAATCTTTCTAAGTCTCTTGAAAAAATTATACAATGATAAGTATGCGCCTAAAGCCTCTTTATAATCTCTCATTGCAACAAAACCTGACGCATTCCACTTTTTATTGTCCAAAACTGAATAATGAGGTCTTGGAGCAGGCCTTGGGAATTCCTCAGTGCTTACTGGAATGACATTAACGTCAACATCGGACAATTCGAATATCAGTTTTGCAAATTCATACCAGGAACATTCCCCTTCATTTGTCACATGGTAAATGCCGTACTTGTCACTATGCAATAGATTTGTGATTGCTACAGCCAAATCCAAGGAATATGTTGGAGATCCTATCTGATCATTCACTACAGTGATCTCATCATGAGTTTCTGCAAGGCCCAACATGGTCTTTACGAAATTGTTTCCATGAAGGCCATATAGCCATGCAGTACGAAGAATGAAATACTTGTCAGTGTTTTCCTGGATTAATTTCTCCCCTTCCAATTTTGTTTTTCCATAAGCGCTTTGAGGACCTAAGTT includes:
- the rfbA gene encoding glucose-1-phosphate thymidylyltransferase RfbA — encoded protein: MKGIVLAGGAGTRLYPITKAVSKQLLPLYDKPMIYYPISVLMLANIKDILIISTPRDLPMYKELLGDGSDLGMSFSYAEQENPNGLAEAFIIGEEFIGDDKVALILGDNVFHGHRFTEILERAYNLEEGAVIFGYYTNKPEAFGVVEFDKDWNVLSIEEKPEHPKSNYVVPGLYFYDNDVIEIAKNVKPSDRGELEITSVNEEYLKCGKLKVELLGRGMAWLDTGTHDGLLEASNFIETVQRRQSLYIACLEEIAYLKGYINKEDLLRLAKPLEKTEYGQYLIELADRKL
- the rfbC gene encoding dTDP-4-dehydrorhamnose 3,5-epimerase, with amino-acid sequence MGKFKITKSEIEGVFTVEPTVFGDERGYFMETYNENDFKEEGIDLTFVQDNQSKSSKGVLRGLHFQYTQPQGKLVRVIRGEVFDVAVDLRKNSETYGKWVGEILSEENKKQLFVPKGFAHGFLVLSDEAEFVYKCTDFYNGEDEGGIIWNDPDIAIDWPLEGIGEENILLSDKDKLWKPMKETET
- the rfbD gene encoding dTDP-4-dehydrorhamnose reductase, giving the protein MKIMITGAYGMLGSDLREVLKNFELICTGSKDLDISDEEKVMEFISEKSPDLVINAAAYTAVDDCETHYDEAYAVNALGPKNLAIACKSIDVPLVHISTDYVFDGSKRTPLVETDNLGPQSAYGKTKLEGEKLIQENTDKYFILRTAWLYGLHGNNFVKTMLGLAETHDEITVVNDQIGSPTYSLDLAVAITNLLHSDKYGIYHVTNEGECSWYEFAKLIFELSDVDVNVIPVSTEEFPRPAPRPHYSVLDNKKWNASGFVAMRDYKEALGAYLSLYNFFKRLRKI